One Equus caballus isolate H_3958 breed thoroughbred chromosome 14, TB-T2T, whole genome shotgun sequence DNA segment encodes these proteins:
- the ARAP3 gene encoding arf-GAP with Rho-GAP domain, ANK repeat and PH domain-containing protein 3 isoform X6, producing MEPSPSTGPQPQLPKPVPKPRTVFGGLSGPTATQRPGLSPALGRPEVSRSPESSPRSPPLPTSSSEQPSALTTVEMMPNAIYFGLDLRGGAQTAQDMAPDISQTAAPTPALRPTTGTVHIMDPGCLYYGVQPVGVPGAPDRREGRGVSQDRAEHRLSRQDLEAREDAGYASLELPGDSTLSLPTLDTAENSDDLISPYASFSSTADRPTPLLSGWLDKLSPQGNYVFQRRFVQFNGRSLMYFGSDKDPFPKGVIPLTAIEMTRGSKDNKFQVITGQRVFVFRTESEAQRDTWCSTLQSCLKEQRLLGNPRPPQPPRPLRTGMLELRGHKAKVFAALSPGELALYKSEQAFSLGIGICFIELQGCSVRETKSRSFDLLTPHRCFSFTAESGGARQSWAAALQEAVTETLSDYEVAEKIWSNRANRHCADCGASRPDWAAVNLGVVICKQCAGQHRALGSGISKVQSLKLDTSVWSNEIVQLFIVLGNDRANRFWAGALPPGEGLHPDTTPGPRGEFISRKYRLGLFRKPHPLYPDHSQLLQALCAAVAGPNLLKNMTQLLCVDGEESWSPSALDGSFPGLLPPDPSPGVYNEVVVPATYSSFLYCGPISNKAGPPPPRRGRDAPPRMWCVLGAALEMFVSESSPEPLSLIQPQDVVCLGVSPPPADPGDLDRFPFSFELILTGGRIQHFGTDGADSLEAWISALGKWFSPLSCHQLLGPGLLRLGRLWLRSPSHTALAPGLWLSGFGLLRGDHLFLCPAPGPGPPAPEDMVHLRRLQEISVVSAADTPDKKEHLVLVETGRTLYLQGEGRLDFSAWSAAIEGAAGGGGTGLQEQQMSRGDIPIIVDACISFVTQHGLRLEGVYRKGGARARSLRLLADFRRDARSVKLRPGEHFVEDVTDTLKRFFRELDDPVTSARLLPRWREAAELPQKNQRLEKYKEVIGCLPRVNRRTLATLIGHLYRVQKCAALNQMCTRNLALLFAPSVFQTDGRGEHEVRVLQELIDGYISVFDIDSDQVAQIDLEVSLITTWKDVQLSQAGDLIMEVYIEQQLPDNCVTLKVSPTLTAEELTNQVLEMRGTAAGTDLWMTFEILEHGELERPLHPKERVLEQALQWCQLPEPCSASLLLRKVSLAQAGCLFTGIRRESPRVGLLRCREEPPRLLGNRFQERFFLVRGRCLLLLKEKKSSKPEREWPLEGAKVYLGIRKKLKPPTPWGFTLILEKMHLYLSCTDEDEMWDWTTSILKAQHDDQQPVVLRRRSSSDLARQKFGTMPLLPIRGDDSGATLLSANQTLPMKSSQGSVEEQEELEEPVYEEPVYEEVGAFPELTKDTSTSFSTIRERTAKPETSLASQRSFDQPLLSKPGTLGQEERPPEPPPGPPSKGSPQAHGSLEEQLLQELSSLILRKGETTTGPGSPSQPSSPQAPSPNGLATQMPGFPTQPPCPSSPPSSQPLT from the exons ATGGAAccatccccaagcacaggccCCCAACCCCAGCTCCCCAAGCCTGTGCCTAAGCCCAGGACTGTATTTGGTGGGCTCAGTGGGCCCACCGCCACCCAGAGGCCTGGGTTGAGCCCTGCTCTTGGGAGACCAGAAGTGTCCAGGAGCCCAGAGTCCAGCCCGAggtcccctcctcttcccacatCCTCCTCTGAGCAGCCTTCAGCCTTGACTACTGTGGAGATGATGCCCAATGCCATCTACTTCGGCCTGGACTTAAGAGGCGGGGCACAGACAGCTCAGGACAT GGCCCCGGATATCTCCCAGACAGCTGCCCCTACCCCTGCCCTCAGGCCCACAACGGGCACAG TGCACATCATGGATCCTGGTTGCCTGTACTATGGTGTCCAGCCTGTTGGGGTCCCAGGGGCCCCtgacagaagagaaggcagaggtgTCTCTCAGGACAGGGCTGAACACAG GCTCAGCAGGCAAGATCTAGAGGCACGGGAGGATGCTGGCTATGCCAGCCTTGAGCTGCCCGGGGACTCCACCCTCTCGCTGCCCACCCTGGACACAGCGGAGAACAGCGATGACCTCATTTCACCCTATGCCAGCTTCTCCTCCACGGCAGACCGCCCCACACCTCTGCTCAGTGGCTGGCTAGACAAGCTCTCCCCTCAGGG AAACTACGTCTTTCAGAGGCGCTTTGTGCAGTTCAACGGGAGGAGTCTGATGTACTTCGGCAGCGATAAG GACCCCTTCCCCAAGGGGGTGATCCCTCTGACTGCCATTGAGATGACACGTGGCAGCAAGGACAACAAGTTCCAGGTCATCACCGGCCAGAGGGTGTTTGTGTTCCGCACAGAGAGCGAGG CTCAGCGGGACACATGGTGCTCTACACTACAATCCTGCCTGAAGGAGCAGCGCCTCCTGGGCAACCCCCGGCCCCCCCAGCCGCCCCGACCCCTCCGCACGGGCATGCTGGAGCTGCGCGGACACAAGGCCAAGGTGTTTGCTGCCTTGAGCCCTGGAGAGCTGGCACTGTACAAGAGTGAGCAG GCCTTCTCTCTGGGCATcgggatctgcttcattgaactGCAAGGCTGCAGTGTCCGGGAGACCAAGAGTCGCAGCTTTGACCTGCTCACACCCCATCGCTGCTTCAG CTTCACGGCCGAGTCTGGGGGGGCTCGGCAGAGCTGGGCAGCTGCTCTGCAGGAAGCAGTAACCGAGACCCTGTCTGACTACGAGGTGGCTGAGAAGATCTGGTCCAATCGGGCAAACCGGCACTGTGCGGACTGTGGGGCCTCCCGCCCAGACTGGGCTGCTGTCAACCTGGGGGTGGTCATCTGCAAGCAGTGTGCAG GTCAGCACCGTGCTCTGGGTTCTGGTATCTCCAAGGTGCAGAGCCTGAAGCTGGACACAAGTGTCTGGAGTAATGAGATAGTGCAG TTGTTCATTGTCCTGGGAAATGATCGCGCCAACCGCTTCTGGGCAGGGGCACTACCCCCAGGTGAGGGGCTGCATCCAGATACAACCCCTGGCCCCCGGGGAGAGTTCATCTCCCGGAAATACCGGCTGGGTCTCTTCCGGAAGCCCCATCCTCTGTATCCAGATCATAGCCAGCTTCTCCAG GCACTGTGTGCGGCTGTGGCAGGACCCAACCTGCTGAAGAACatgacccagctcctctgtgTTGATGGTGAGGAGTCCTGGTCCCCCTCAGCCCTTGATGGCAGCTTCCCTGGTCTCCTGCCCCCAG ACCCCTCCCCTGGTGTGTACAATGAAGTGGTGGTGCCTGCCACTTATAGCAGCTTCCTGTACTGTGGTCCCATCAGCAACAAAGCTGGACCTCCACCCCCTCGCAGGGGCCGGGATG CTCCCCCCCGAATGTGGTGTGTGCTGGGAGCGGCTCTGGAAATGTTTGTGTCAGAAAGCAGCCCTGAACCCCTCAGCCTCATCCAGCCCCAGGATGTTGTATGTTTGGGTGTGAGCCCTCCACCTGCTGACCCAGGTGACCTCGACAG GTTCCCCTTTTCCTTTGAGCTCATCCTCACTGGAGGGAGGATCCAGCATTTTGGCACAGATGGAGCTGACAGTCTGGAGGCCTGGATCAGTGCCCTGGGCAAG TGGTTCTCCCCGCTGAGCTGTCACCAGCTGTTGGGCCCCGGGCTGCTTCGGCTGGGCCGCCTGTGGCTGCGGTCCCCATCTCATAcagccctggcccctggcctcTGGCTGTCAGGGTTCGGACTTCTTCGTGGTGACCACCTCTTCCTGTGTCCGGCACCGGGTCCTGGCCCCCCAGCCCCTGAGGACATGGTGCATCTGCGGCGGCTACAGGAGATCA GTGTGGTCTCGGCAGCTGACACCCCAGACAAGAAGGAGCATTTGGTCCTGGTGGAGACAGGAAG GACCCTGTATCTGCAGGGGGAGGGCCGGCTGGACTTCTCAGCGTGGAGTGCGGCCATTGAAGGGGCAGCTGGTGGGGGCGGCAcagggctgcaggagcagcagaTGAGCCGGGGTGACATCCCCATTATCGTTGATGCCTGCATCAGTTTTGTCACCCAGCATG GGCTCCGGCTGGAGGGCGTATACCGGAAAGGGGGCGCCCGTGCCCGCAGCCTGCGGCTCCTGGCGGACTTCCGGCGGGATGCCCGGTCAGTGAAGCTCCGACCAGGGGAGCACTTTGTGGAGGATGTCACTGACACCCTCAAACGCTTCTTTCGAGAGCTCGATGACCCTGTGACCTCTGCACGGTTGCTGCCTCGCTGGAGGGAGGCTGCCG AGCTGCCCCAGAAGAATCAGAGGCTGGAGAAATACAAAGAAGTGATTGGCTGCCTGCCGAGGGTCAACCGCCGCACATTGGCCACCCTCATCGGGCATCTCTATCG GGTGCAGAAGTGTGCGGCTCTAAACCAGATGTGCACGAGGAACCTGGCCTTGCTGTTTGCACCTAGCGTGTTCCAGACAGACGGGCGAGGGGAGCACGAGGTGCGGGTGCTGCAGGAGCTCATCGACGGCTACATCTCTGTCTTTGAT ATCGACTCTGACCAGGTAGCTCAGATTGACTTGGAGGTCAGTCTTATCACCACCTGGAAGGATGTGCAG CTGTCCCAGGCTGGAGACCTCATCATGGAGGTTTACATAGAGCAACAGCTCCCAGACAACTGTGTCACCCTGAAG GTGTCCCCAACACTGACTGCCGAGGAGCTGACTAACCAGGTACTGGAGATGCGGGGGACAGCCGCTGGGACAGACTTGTGGATGACATTTGAGATTCTTGAGCATGGGGAGCTTG AGCGGCCTCTGCACCCCAAGGAAAGGGTCCTAGAGCAGGCCCTACAATGGTGCCAGCTCCCAGAGCCCTGCTCAGCCTCCCTGCTCCTGAGAAAAGTCTCCCTGGCCCAGGCCGGGTGCCTCTTCACAG GTATCCGGCGAGAGAGCCCGAGGGTGGGGCTGTTGCGGTGTCGGGAGGAGCCACCCCGTTTGCTGGGAAACCGCTTCCAGGAGCGGTTCTTTCTGGTGCGTGGCCGCTGCCTGCTGCTGCTCAAGGAGAAGAAG AGCTCTAAACCAGAACGGGAGTGGCCTTTGGAAGGTGCTAAGGTCTACCTCGGAATCCGCAAGAAATTAAAGCCTCCGACACC GTGGGGCTTCACGTTGATACTGGAGAAGATGCACCT CTACCTGTCCTGCACTGATGAGGATGAGATGTGGGACTGGACCACGAGCATCCTCAAAGCTCAG CATGACGACCAGCAGCCAGTGGTCTTACGACGCCGATCCTCCTCTGACCTCGCCCGTCAGAAGTTTGGCACCATGCCTTTGCTGCCCATCCGTGGGGATGACAGTGGGGCCACCCTCCTCTCGGCCAATCAGACGCTG CCAATGAAGTCATCCCAGGGGTCTGTGGAGGAGCAAGAGGAACTGGAGGAACCTGTGTATGAAGAGCCAGTGTACGAGGAAGTGGGGGCCTTCCCCGAGCTTACCAAGGACACCTCCACCTCCTTTTCCACCATTCGGGAGCGGACAGCCAAGCCAGAGACCTCCCTTGCCAGCCAGAGGTCCTTTGATCAACCCCTTCTCTCCAAGCCAGGCACCCTGGGCCAGGAGGAGAGGCCACCTGAGCCCCCTCCAGGCCCCCCTTCCAAAGGCAGCCCCCAGGCACATGGGTCCCTGGAGGAGCAGCTGCTCCAGGAGCTCAGTAGCCTCATCCTGAGGAAGGGAGAAACCACCACAGGCCcgggcagcccctcccagccctccagcccccaggccccaaGCCCCAATGGCCTTGCAACACAGATGCCTGGCTTCCCCACCCAACCTCCCTGCCCTTCCAGTCCACCCTCCAGCCAGCCCCTCACATGA
- the ARAP3 gene encoding arf-GAP with Rho-GAP domain, ANK repeat and PH domain-containing protein 3 isoform X5: MEPSPSTGPQPQLPKPVPKPRTVFGGLSGPTATQRPGLSPALGRPEVSRSPESSPRSPPLPTSSSEQPSALTTVEMMPNAIYFGLDLRGGAQTAQDMAPDISQTAAPTPALRPTTGTVHIMDPGCLYYGVQPVGVPGAPDRREGRGVSQDRAEHRLSRQDLEAREDAGYASLELPGDSTLSLPTLDTAENSDDLISPYASFSSTADRPTPLLSGWLDKLSPQGNYVFQRRFVQFNGRSLMYFGSDKDPFPKGVIPLTAIEMTRGSKDNKFQVITGQRVFVFRTESEAQRDTWCSTLQSCLKEQRLLGNPRPPQPPRPLRTGMLELRGHKAKVFAALSPGELALYKSEQAFSLGIGICFIELQGCSVRETKSRSFDLLTPHRCFSFTAESGGARQSWAAALQEAVTETLSDYEVAEKIWSNRANRHCADCGASRPDWAAVNLGVVICKQCAGQHRALGSGISKVQSLKLDTSVWSNEIVQLFIVLGNDRANRFWAGALPPGEGLHPDTTPGPRGEFISRKYRLGLFRKPHPLYPDHSQLLQALCAAVAGPNLLKNMTQLLCVDGEESWSPSALDGSFPGLLPPDPSPGVYNEVVVPATYSSFLYCGPISNKAGPPPPRRGRDAPPRMWCVLGAALEMFVSESSPEPLSLIQPQDVVCLGVSPPPADPGDLDRFPFSFELILTGGRIQHFGTDGADSLEAWISALGKWFSPLSCHQLLGPGLLRLGRLWLRSPSHTALAPGLWLSGFGLLRGDHLFLCPAPGPGPPAPEDMVHLRRLQEISVVSAADTPDKKEHLVLVETGRTLYLQGEGRLDFSAWSAAIEGAAGGGGTGLQEQQMSRGDIPIIVDACISFVTQHGLRLEGVYRKGGARARSLRLLADFRRDARSVKLRPGEHFVEDVTDTLKRFFRELDDPVTSARLLPRWREAAELPQKNQRLEKYKEVIGCLPRVNRRTLATLIGHLYRVQKCAALNQMCTRNLALLFAPSVFQTDGRGEHEVRVLQELIDGYISVFDIDSDQVAQIDLEVSLITTWKDVQLSQAGDLIMEVYIEQQLPDNCVTLKVSPTLTAEELTNQVLEMRGTAAGTDLWMTFEILEHGELERPLHPKERVLEQALQWCQLPEPCSASLLLRKVSLAQAGCLFTGIRRESPRVGLLRCREEPPRLLGNRFQERFFLVRGRCLLLLKEKKSSKPEREWPLEGAKVYLGIRKKLKPPTPWGFTLILEKMHLYLSCTDEDEMWDWTTSILKAQHDDQQPVVLRRRSSSDLARQKFGTMPLLPIRGDDSGATLLSANQTLRRLHNRRTLSMFFPMKSSQGSVEEQEELEEPVYEEPVYEEVGAFPELTKDTSTSFSTIRERTAKPETSLASQRSFDQPLLSKPGTLGQEERPPEPPPGPPSKGSPQAHGSLEEQLLQELSSLILRKGETTTGPGSPSQPSSPQAPSPNGLATQMPGFPTQPPCPSSPPSSQPLT; encoded by the exons ATGGAAccatccccaagcacaggccCCCAACCCCAGCTCCCCAAGCCTGTGCCTAAGCCCAGGACTGTATTTGGTGGGCTCAGTGGGCCCACCGCCACCCAGAGGCCTGGGTTGAGCCCTGCTCTTGGGAGACCAGAAGTGTCCAGGAGCCCAGAGTCCAGCCCGAggtcccctcctcttcccacatCCTCCTCTGAGCAGCCTTCAGCCTTGACTACTGTGGAGATGATGCCCAATGCCATCTACTTCGGCCTGGACTTAAGAGGCGGGGCACAGACAGCTCAGGACAT GGCCCCGGATATCTCCCAGACAGCTGCCCCTACCCCTGCCCTCAGGCCCACAACGGGCACAG TGCACATCATGGATCCTGGTTGCCTGTACTATGGTGTCCAGCCTGTTGGGGTCCCAGGGGCCCCtgacagaagagaaggcagaggtgTCTCTCAGGACAGGGCTGAACACAG GCTCAGCAGGCAAGATCTAGAGGCACGGGAGGATGCTGGCTATGCCAGCCTTGAGCTGCCCGGGGACTCCACCCTCTCGCTGCCCACCCTGGACACAGCGGAGAACAGCGATGACCTCATTTCACCCTATGCCAGCTTCTCCTCCACGGCAGACCGCCCCACACCTCTGCTCAGTGGCTGGCTAGACAAGCTCTCCCCTCAGGG AAACTACGTCTTTCAGAGGCGCTTTGTGCAGTTCAACGGGAGGAGTCTGATGTACTTCGGCAGCGATAAG GACCCCTTCCCCAAGGGGGTGATCCCTCTGACTGCCATTGAGATGACACGTGGCAGCAAGGACAACAAGTTCCAGGTCATCACCGGCCAGAGGGTGTTTGTGTTCCGCACAGAGAGCGAGG CTCAGCGGGACACATGGTGCTCTACACTACAATCCTGCCTGAAGGAGCAGCGCCTCCTGGGCAACCCCCGGCCCCCCCAGCCGCCCCGACCCCTCCGCACGGGCATGCTGGAGCTGCGCGGACACAAGGCCAAGGTGTTTGCTGCCTTGAGCCCTGGAGAGCTGGCACTGTACAAGAGTGAGCAG GCCTTCTCTCTGGGCATcgggatctgcttcattgaactGCAAGGCTGCAGTGTCCGGGAGACCAAGAGTCGCAGCTTTGACCTGCTCACACCCCATCGCTGCTTCAG CTTCACGGCCGAGTCTGGGGGGGCTCGGCAGAGCTGGGCAGCTGCTCTGCAGGAAGCAGTAACCGAGACCCTGTCTGACTACGAGGTGGCTGAGAAGATCTGGTCCAATCGGGCAAACCGGCACTGTGCGGACTGTGGGGCCTCCCGCCCAGACTGGGCTGCTGTCAACCTGGGGGTGGTCATCTGCAAGCAGTGTGCAG GTCAGCACCGTGCTCTGGGTTCTGGTATCTCCAAGGTGCAGAGCCTGAAGCTGGACACAAGTGTCTGGAGTAATGAGATAGTGCAG TTGTTCATTGTCCTGGGAAATGATCGCGCCAACCGCTTCTGGGCAGGGGCACTACCCCCAGGTGAGGGGCTGCATCCAGATACAACCCCTGGCCCCCGGGGAGAGTTCATCTCCCGGAAATACCGGCTGGGTCTCTTCCGGAAGCCCCATCCTCTGTATCCAGATCATAGCCAGCTTCTCCAG GCACTGTGTGCGGCTGTGGCAGGACCCAACCTGCTGAAGAACatgacccagctcctctgtgTTGATGGTGAGGAGTCCTGGTCCCCCTCAGCCCTTGATGGCAGCTTCCCTGGTCTCCTGCCCCCAG ACCCCTCCCCTGGTGTGTACAATGAAGTGGTGGTGCCTGCCACTTATAGCAGCTTCCTGTACTGTGGTCCCATCAGCAACAAAGCTGGACCTCCACCCCCTCGCAGGGGCCGGGATG CTCCCCCCCGAATGTGGTGTGTGCTGGGAGCGGCTCTGGAAATGTTTGTGTCAGAAAGCAGCCCTGAACCCCTCAGCCTCATCCAGCCCCAGGATGTTGTATGTTTGGGTGTGAGCCCTCCACCTGCTGACCCAGGTGACCTCGACAG GTTCCCCTTTTCCTTTGAGCTCATCCTCACTGGAGGGAGGATCCAGCATTTTGGCACAGATGGAGCTGACAGTCTGGAGGCCTGGATCAGTGCCCTGGGCAAG TGGTTCTCCCCGCTGAGCTGTCACCAGCTGTTGGGCCCCGGGCTGCTTCGGCTGGGCCGCCTGTGGCTGCGGTCCCCATCTCATAcagccctggcccctggcctcTGGCTGTCAGGGTTCGGACTTCTTCGTGGTGACCACCTCTTCCTGTGTCCGGCACCGGGTCCTGGCCCCCCAGCCCCTGAGGACATGGTGCATCTGCGGCGGCTACAGGAGATCA GTGTGGTCTCGGCAGCTGACACCCCAGACAAGAAGGAGCATTTGGTCCTGGTGGAGACAGGAAG GACCCTGTATCTGCAGGGGGAGGGCCGGCTGGACTTCTCAGCGTGGAGTGCGGCCATTGAAGGGGCAGCTGGTGGGGGCGGCAcagggctgcaggagcagcagaTGAGCCGGGGTGACATCCCCATTATCGTTGATGCCTGCATCAGTTTTGTCACCCAGCATG GGCTCCGGCTGGAGGGCGTATACCGGAAAGGGGGCGCCCGTGCCCGCAGCCTGCGGCTCCTGGCGGACTTCCGGCGGGATGCCCGGTCAGTGAAGCTCCGACCAGGGGAGCACTTTGTGGAGGATGTCACTGACACCCTCAAACGCTTCTTTCGAGAGCTCGATGACCCTGTGACCTCTGCACGGTTGCTGCCTCGCTGGAGGGAGGCTGCCG AGCTGCCCCAGAAGAATCAGAGGCTGGAGAAATACAAAGAAGTGATTGGCTGCCTGCCGAGGGTCAACCGCCGCACATTGGCCACCCTCATCGGGCATCTCTATCG GGTGCAGAAGTGTGCGGCTCTAAACCAGATGTGCACGAGGAACCTGGCCTTGCTGTTTGCACCTAGCGTGTTCCAGACAGACGGGCGAGGGGAGCACGAGGTGCGGGTGCTGCAGGAGCTCATCGACGGCTACATCTCTGTCTTTGAT ATCGACTCTGACCAGGTAGCTCAGATTGACTTGGAGGTCAGTCTTATCACCACCTGGAAGGATGTGCAG CTGTCCCAGGCTGGAGACCTCATCATGGAGGTTTACATAGAGCAACAGCTCCCAGACAACTGTGTCACCCTGAAG GTGTCCCCAACACTGACTGCCGAGGAGCTGACTAACCAGGTACTGGAGATGCGGGGGACAGCCGCTGGGACAGACTTGTGGATGACATTTGAGATTCTTGAGCATGGGGAGCTTG AGCGGCCTCTGCACCCCAAGGAAAGGGTCCTAGAGCAGGCCCTACAATGGTGCCAGCTCCCAGAGCCCTGCTCAGCCTCCCTGCTCCTGAGAAAAGTCTCCCTGGCCCAGGCCGGGTGCCTCTTCACAG GTATCCGGCGAGAGAGCCCGAGGGTGGGGCTGTTGCGGTGTCGGGAGGAGCCACCCCGTTTGCTGGGAAACCGCTTCCAGGAGCGGTTCTTTCTGGTGCGTGGCCGCTGCCTGCTGCTGCTCAAGGAGAAGAAG AGCTCTAAACCAGAACGGGAGTGGCCTTTGGAAGGTGCTAAGGTCTACCTCGGAATCCGCAAGAAATTAAAGCCTCCGACACC GTGGGGCTTCACGTTGATACTGGAGAAGATGCACCT CTACCTGTCCTGCACTGATGAGGATGAGATGTGGGACTGGACCACGAGCATCCTCAAAGCTCAG CATGACGACCAGCAGCCAGTGGTCTTACGACGCCGATCCTCCTCTGACCTCGCCCGTCAGAAGTTTGGCACCATGCCTTTGCTGCCCATCCGTGGGGATGACAGTGGGGCCACCCTCCTCTCGGCCAATCAGACGCTG CGGCGACTTCACAACCGGAGGACCCTGTCCATGTTCTTT CCAATGAAGTCATCCCAGGGGTCTGTGGAGGAGCAAGAGGAACTGGAGGAACCTGTGTATGAAGAGCCAGTGTACGAGGAAGTGGGGGCCTTCCCCGAGCTTACCAAGGACACCTCCACCTCCTTTTCCACCATTCGGGAGCGGACAGCCAAGCCAGAGACCTCCCTTGCCAGCCAGAGGTCCTTTGATCAACCCCTTCTCTCCAAGCCAGGCACCCTGGGCCAGGAGGAGAGGCCACCTGAGCCCCCTCCAGGCCCCCCTTCCAAAGGCAGCCCCCAGGCACATGGGTCCCTGGAGGAGCAGCTGCTCCAGGAGCTCAGTAGCCTCATCCTGAGGAAGGGAGAAACCACCACAGGCCcgggcagcccctcccagccctccagcccccaggccccaaGCCCCAATGGCCTTGCAACACAGATGCCTGGCTTCCCCACCCAACCTCCCTGCCCTTCCAGTCCACCCTCCAGCCAGCCCCTCACATGA